Proteins from a genomic interval of Pseudophryne corroboree isolate aPseCor3 chromosome 4, aPseCor3.hap2, whole genome shotgun sequence:
- the CCN2 gene encoding CCN family member 2, which yields MSSGKVTAVLLFALFCWVSDAQDCSGECQCPQKVPVCEPGVSLVQDGCGCCKVCSKQLGELCTERDVCDPHKGLFCDFGSRMNRKIGVCTAREGAPCVFGGMVYRSGESFQSSCKYQCTCLDGGVGCVPLCSMDIRLSSPDCPFPRRVKLPGKCCEEWVCDQPMEKTMVGPALPAFRMEETYGPDPSLIRANCLVQTTEWSACSKTCGMGISTRVTNDNEHCRLEKQSRLCMVRPCEADLEENIKKGKKCIRTPKISKPVKFELSGCTSVKTYRAKFCGVCTDGRCCTPHRTATLPVEFKCPDGEVMKKKMMFIKTCACHYNCPGDNDIFESMYYRKMYGDMA from the exons ATGTCTTCAGGAAAAGTAACAGCTGTTCTCCTCTTTGCTCTGTTCTGCTGG GTATCTGATGCCCAGGATTGCAGTGGGGAATGTCAGTGCCCACAGAAGGTACCTGTGTGTGAGCCTGGTGTCAGTTTAGTACAGGATGGATGTGGCTGCTGCAAAGTGTGCTCTAAGCAGCTGGGCGAGCTGTGCACAGAGAGAGACGTCTGTGATCCACACAAAGGACTGTTCTGTGACTTTGGCTCAAGAATGAATCGCAAAATTGGAGTCTGCACTG CAAGGGAAGGTGCCCCCTGCGTATTTGGAGGAATGGTGTATCGAAGTGGGGAGTCTTTCCAAAGCAGCTGCAAGTACCAGTGTACTTGTCTGGACGGAGGTGTGGGCTGCGTGCCACTCTGCAGCATGGACATCCGTCTCTCTAGCCCTGATTGCCCCTTCCCAAGAAGAGTGAAACTGCCTGGCAAGTGCTGTGAAGAATGGGTCTGTGATCAGCCAATGGAGAAGACCATGGTTGGACCTGCTCTCCCTG CTTTTAGAATGGAGGAGACTTATGGTCCTGATCCTTCTCTGATCCGAGCTAATTGCTTGGTACAGACAACTGAATGGAGTGCTTGCTCAAAGACCTGTGGAATGGGGATCTCTACTCGAGTTACCAATGACAATGAGCACTGCAGACTGGAGAAACAGAGCAGACTCTGCATGGTCCGACCTTGTGAGGCTGACCTTGAGGAAAACATTAAG AAAGGAAAGAAGTGTATCCGCACTCCTAAAATTTCCAAACCTGTCAAGTTTGAGCTTTCCGGATGCACAAGTGTGAAAACCTACAGAGCAAAGTTTTGTGGGGTTTGCACAGATGGTCGTTGTTGCACTCCTCATAGAACAGCCACCCTCCCAGTAGAGTTCAAGTGTCCTGATGGTGAGGTCATgaagaagaagatgatgttcatcaagacATGTGCATGTCATTACAACTGTCCAGGAGACAATGATATCTTTGAGTCCATGTACTACAGGAAAATGTATGGGGATATGGCATAG